The following coding sequences are from one Pirellulales bacterium window:
- a CDS encoding OPT/YSL family transporter: MAAPATSEPRGTRQSAPPAHDPYVPDSADMPEFTLSAVLVGAVLGIIFGASSLYLVLKVGLTVSASIPVAVLSITLFRLFSRLTGFRRTTILENNIVQTTGSAGESIAFGVGVTIPALMLLGMDMELTRVMTVGVLGGLLGILMMIPLRRAFIVKQHGRLKYPEGTACADVLIVGEEGGATAATVFTGFGLAFIHKFVMTALHLWKDEVNIPLTNSAGKGLRGGMLGGALTPELLGVGYIIGPKIASIMLGGGVLA; encoded by the coding sequence ATGGCAGCCCCCGCCACGAGTGAGCCGCGCGGCACCCGACAATCCGCGCCTCCGGCCCACGACCCGTACGTCCCAGACTCGGCCGATATGCCCGAGTTCACCCTGTCGGCCGTCCTGGTGGGCGCCGTGCTGGGGATCATTTTCGGCGCTTCGTCGTTGTATCTGGTGCTGAAGGTGGGGTTGACCGTGTCGGCGTCGATTCCCGTGGCCGTCCTGTCGATCACGCTGTTCCGGCTTTTCTCGCGCCTGACGGGCTTTCGCCGCACCACGATCCTGGAAAACAACATCGTGCAGACGACCGGTTCGGCCGGCGAATCGATCGCCTTCGGCGTCGGCGTCACCATTCCCGCCCTGATGCTCCTGGGCATGGACATGGAACTGACGCGCGTGATGACCGTGGGGGTGCTGGGCGGCTTGCTCGGCATCTTGATGATGATTCCGCTACGGCGGGCTTTCATCGTCAAGCAGCATGGTCGGCTGAAATACCCGGAAGGGACTGCTTGCGCCGACGTGCTGATCGTGGGTGAAGAGGGCGGGGCGACGGCCGCAACGGTGTTCACGGGCTTTGGCCTGGCGTTTATCCACAAGTTTGTAATGACGGCGCTGCACCTGTGGAAGGACGAGGTGAACATTCCGTTGACCAATTCCGCCGGCAAAGGGCTGCGCGGCGGCATGCTCGGCGGCGCACTGACGCCCGAGCTGTTGGGCGTGGGCTACATCATTGGACCGAAGATTGCGTCGATCATGCTCGGGGGTGGCGTCCTGGCAT